A genomic window from Sparus aurata chromosome 4, fSpaAur1.1, whole genome shotgun sequence includes:
- the LOC115580396 gene encoding uncharacterized protein LOC115580396: protein MASQASSPSQLELVNWCKGESVDVKHALLLYGVPEKNSKEDIEETAGTIKALGKVTVRGKMFHPQQQSLMVLCECSEEIDPSKIPPEIMPISGGSGWKAVYYTEPQLDKFEDKLLTFLQSEGKTLEDIQGLCTPTKEGSSNPEDIIRAVGDVMNRTNKQPDSHTYRRLRTFSGVSPTPAGEESLDNWLEQATLLVTEGECSDKEKRRRILESLKGPAFEIIQAVRLTQPDASPHEYIEAIESIFGTVESGEELYLSFRALRQQPGERLSEFLRRLERSLVKVVQGGGLPVSAANSARLKQLIRGSTSELMLLQLKIRERSSDPPTFLTLLREVMEEEGRQSARQSQVTPMRPQRVRTIQAEKEKEPDSASQSELQAQIQELRAQLAEKNNPRPQPPSDDSFKEPKEKQKQKNESQSELQSLRKQVKALESKMSVMAVKYTSDLPREHTPQPYQYKAAPVHKPAHSKVSSSKHNDEYFCYRCGENGHIATRCTAPENPQKVIRKLIRLVRGSPDPNKENPKPVAEEQCVARTNKVEVPENNTVLPEGLVGPSFIHAIRVNDMVCDALIDSGSNVTIIFENWYNKHLPGVPIKPLSCLGLWGLSDTEYPYKGYVVVEMEFTEEITGVSGRVEVLALICPEPKNQQQTPVLVGTNTSLFRRLWELVKTKSNKNTVHSMRIQSVYAPVKAQEQLAKNEVLGQIKWKGPSPLSIAPGAKYYATCKVERQSAPSKDLVLIDAPTAQLLPAGVLIQPGVLSDADIDSNSFTVLIQNESKKTTSIPVGTVIAEMYAVDTVTPIQPSDLTAETLDPNLFNFGNSPIPEEWKSRLQQKLAERRNVFSLHEWDVGLAKGVEHHIRLHDPRPFRERSRRLAPADIDDVRRHIQQLLAAGIITESRSPYASPIVVVRKKNGTIRICIDYRTLNNRTTPDQYTMPRIDDALDSLSGSQWFSVLDLRSGYYQIEMAEEDKEKTAFICPLGFYQFERMPQGITGAPATFQRLMEKAVGDMHLLEALVYLDDIIVFGKTLEEHEQRLLKVLDRLEEIGLKVSIDKCQFCQPQVKYVGHIVSANGIATDPEKVEVVKHWKAPTHLKPLKSFLGFCSYYRRFIANYSAIVRPLSELTKGYAPTWQDPKSKKSVDSAKVYFKPSEPFGERWTPACQEAFERIRDCLINAPVLAFADPTKTYILHVDASMNGLGAVLNQEYPEGLRPVAFASRKLKDSEHNYPVHQLEFLALKWAVVDKFHDYLYGAKFIVRTDNNPLTYVLTSAKLSAVGHRWLAALATYDSTIQYRPGRQNIDADLLSRQYTSEEAKEWTSVPPDGIKALCKRACISEGTDVTDRLVDQLGAPATAVPEAYVFPVNLSLNTLDQLSPKDIQASQDMDPAIGPLKKAMEKNKGLTRSKNDSPETVLLLRESRKLELKDGLLYRVKEKMCGKQIKQLVLPARYRPMVLRSLHDECGHMGVERTTELIKDRFYWPRMTAEVEQFIRTCGRCISRKTLPQHASPLNQITSNGPLDLVCIDFLQIEPDSKGVTNVLVVTDHYTRYAQAFATKDQKAITVARVLWEKYFVHYGLPARIHSDQGRDFESRLIKELLSMLGVRKSRTSPYHPQGDAQPERFNRTLLAMLGTLDTVKKQCWSQHITYLVHAYNCTRNDSTGYSPYQLMFGREARLPIDICFGISPNGESESSYQQYVARMRKELQKAYQLASDAATKSHLKNKARYDHRVRDLPLEKGDRILIQNVGLKGKHKLQDRWKSTPYVVLEKLPNLPVYKVKPEHGPGVVKTLHRDHLLPIGYMVRMSNPLDDKELIRRPVTRAQLTRQRQPTTKSTDPVEESDTESSGSAFETVHNKPDFDVDEVQRQLAVENQSSEEENCEAADNQQFTETEYEELSEGVEPTESDSDVQETNNDTVEEQDVEGRASSPLSNRSNKSSKHPRSETDGSSTVRKSLRKPKPTVRLTYEKPGHQSCEPVTIMHHGMVIQLKLNPPDQDTEPRKKWKTSKRRKEEEEIRNHPSKSKRDKRCDEDIYTVRRGRV, encoded by the coding sequence ATGGCAAGTCAAGCAAGCAGTCCGTCACAACTTGAGCTAGTTAACTGGTGTAAAGGAGAGTCAGTAGATGTAAAACATGCCCTCCTGTTATATGGAGTGcctgaaaaaaattctaaagAAGACATTGAAGAAACAGCAGGGACCATCAAAGCATTAGGGAAAGTTACCGTTAGGGGCAAAATGTTTCACCCTCAACAACAATCACTGATGGTGCTATGTGAGTGTAGTGAAGAGATCGACCCCTCCAAAATCCCCCCCGAGATTATGCCTATAAGTGGCGGAAGTGGCTGGAAAGCTGTCTACTACACAGAGCCTCAGCTTGATAAGTTTGAAGACAAATTACTCACCTTTCTGCAGAGTGAAGGGAAAACCTTAGAGGACATTCAAGGTCTATGTACCCCCACCAAAGAGGGTAGCAGCAACCCTGAAGACATCATCCGTGCAGTCGGTGATGTTatgaacagaacaaacaaacaacctgaCAGCCACACATACAGACGTCTGCGGACATTTTCTGGGGTCAGTCCCACCCCCGCTGGAGAAGAGTCCTTAGACAACTGGCTGGAGCAAGCAACACTCTTAGTAACAGAAGGTGAGTGCTCAGACAAAGAGAAACGACGTCGGATATTGGAAAGTCTTAAAGGGCCTGCCTTTGAGATCATTCAAGCTGTGCGTCTGACTCAACCTGATGCTAGCCCACATGAATACATAGAGGCTATAGAGAGCATTTTTGGTACAGTAGAGTCTGGAGAGGAACTATACTTGTCATTTAGAGCCCTTCGCCAACAGCCTGGTGAACGTCTTTCAGAGTTTCTGCGAAGATTAGAGAGGTCTCTTGTCAAAGTAGTACAAGGAGGTGGTTTACCTGTTAGCGCTGCCAATAGCGCTCGGTTAAAGCAACTTATTAGAGGATCCACCTCAGAGCTCATGTTGCTTCAGTTGAAAATTAGGGAGCGGAGCAGTGATCCCCCTACCTTCCTGACTCTGCTACGAGAAGTGATGGAAGAGGAAGGCCGCCAGTCAGCCAGACAAAGCCAAGTGACACCCATGCGTCCTCAGCGTGTACGCACCATTcaagcagaaaaagagaaagaaccTGACTCAGCATCTCAGAGTGAACTGCAAGCTCAGATTCAAGAGTTGAGAGCGCAgttagcagaaaaaaacaacccacgGCCACAGCCGCCATCTGATGATTCCTTTAAAGAGCCTaaggaaaagcaaaaacagaaaaatgagtCACAGAGTGAACTACAATCACTGAGAAAACAAGTGAAAGCCCTAGAAAGTAAAATGAGTGTAATGGCAGTAAAATACACATCAGACCTCCCACGAGAACACACACCACAGCCTTACCAATACAAAGCAGCTCCAGTTCACAAGCCTGCTCATTCCAAGGTGTCATCTTCCAAGCACaatgatgaatatttctgtTACAGGTGTGGAGAAAATGGTCACATAGCTACCAGATGCACTGCACCTGAGAACCCCCAGAAAGTAATTAGAAAGCTCATACGCTTGGTGCGAGGTTCCCCTGACCCCAACAAAGAGAACCCAAAGCCCGTTGCTGAAGAACAGTGTGTGGCTAGAACAAACAAAGTCGAAGTCCCAGAGAATAACACTGTCCTACCTGAGGGTCTTGTAGgtccatcatttattcatgcCATCAGAGTTAATGACATGGTCTGCGACGCTCTCATTGATAGTGGGTCTaatgtgactattatttttgaaaactgGTATAACAAACACTTACCAGGTGTCCCCATAAAACCCCTCTCTTGCCTTGGACTCTGGGGCCTCTCTGACACAGAGTATCCTTACAAAGGCTACGTTGTTGTAGAGATGGAGTTCACTGAGGAGATCACTGGTGTGTCGGGACGTGTAGAAGTGCTCGCCTTGATTTGTCCTGAGccaaaaaaccaacaacaaacccCTGTGCTGGTTGGAACCAATACATCTCTGTTCCGCCGCCTATGGGAGTTGGTGAAGACGAAGAGTAACAAGAACACTGTACACTCCATGAGGATTCAGTCTGTGTATGCCCCTGTTAAAGCACAAGAACAGCTAGCCAAGAATGAAGTCTTGGGACAGATAAAGTGGAAAGGTCCCAGTCCACTCTCAATTGCTCCAGGTGCAAAATACTATGCAACCTGTAAAGTGGAAAGACAGAGTGCCCCATCTAAAGACCTTGTGCTTATTGATGCACCCACTGCCCAGTTACTCCCCGCCGGTGTGTTAATACAGCCCGGTGTGCTCTCAGATGCCGATATTGACAGCAACAGTTTTACTGTGCTCATTCAGAATGAATCCAAGAAAACAACATCTATCCCAGTGGGGACTGTAATTGCAGAGATGTATGCTGTGGACACAGTTACCCCAATCCAGCCGTCCGACCTCACAGCTGAAACCCTGGACCCAAATCTCTTCAATTTCGGGAATTCCCCCATCCCCGAAGAGTGGAAGAGTCGGCTTCAGCAGAAGTTAGCTGAAAGGCGGAATGTTTTCTCACTGCATGAGTGGGATGTTGGCTTGGCCAAGGGAGTTGAACATCACATACGCCTGCATGACCCCAGACCCTTCAGGGAAAGGTCAAGGCGATTAGCCCCTGCAGACATTGACGATGTGAGGCGACATATACAGCAACTGCTGGCCGCTGGAATTATCACAGAGTCCCGTAGCCCCTATGCCTCACCGATCGTCGTAGTCCGCAAAAAGAACGGGACTATAAGAATCTGTATCGACTACAGAACACTCAACAACCGCACTACACCAGACCAGTACACAATGCCACGCATTGACGACGCCCTGGATTCCTTGTCAGGCAGCCAGTGGTTCTCGGTGCTAGATCTGCGTAGTGGCTACTACCAGATAGAGATGGCTGAAGAGGATAAAGAAAAGACAGCATTTATTTGTCCCCTTGGTTTCTATCAATTTGAGCGTATGCCACAAGGAATCACAGGAGCGCCGGCAACGTTTCAGCGCTTAATGGAGAAAGCTGTTGGAGATATGCATCTTCTGGAAGCCCTTGTGTACTTGGATGACATCATTGTTTTTGGCAAAACACTTGAAGAGCATGAGCAACGTCTCCTCAAGGTGCTGGATAGACTAGAGGAGATCGGGTTAAAAGTTTCTATTGATAAATGTCAATTCTGTCAGCCTCAGGTTAAGTACGTGGGTCATATTGTGTCTGCAAATGGAATAGCTACTGATCCAGAAAAGGTGGAAGTAGTCAAGCATTGGAAAGCACCCACTCACCTGAAGCCTCTCAAGTCCTTCCTTGGATTCTGCAGTTACTATCGGAGGTTTATTGCAAACTACTCCGCCATTGTCCGTCCCCTTTCCGAGCTCACCAAGGGTTACGCCCCGACTTGGCAAGACCCCAAATCCAAAAAGAGTGTGGACTCAGCCAAAGTCTATTTTAAACCATCAGAGCCCTTTGGAGAACGTTGGACTCCAGCCTGTCAGGAGGCTTTTGAGCGGATCCGTGACTGTTTGATCAACGCCCCAGTGTTGGCATTCGCTGACCCCACTAAGACATACATCTTGCATGTCGACGCCAGTATGAATGGGTTAGGCGCTGTCCTAAACCAGGAATATCCTGAGGGCCTTAGGCCAGTAGCATTTGCCAGTCGGAAGCTTAAAGACTCAGAGCATAACTATCCAGTCCATCAGTTGGAATTTCTGGCATTAAAATGGGCTGTCGTGGACAAGTTTCATGATTACTTGTATGGTGCCAAGTTTATTGTAAGAACTGACAACAACCCATTAACATATGTGTTGACCTCTGCCAAACTCAGTGCTGTTGGGCATCGCTGGCTCGCCGCCCTTGCCACCTACGATTCTACCATCCAGTATCGTCCTGGGAGGCAAAATATCGATGCTGACTTGCTGTCTCGACAGTACACTTCAGAGGAGGCTAAAGAATGGACCAGTGTCCCACCTGATGGCATCAAAGCCCTCTGCAAACGTGCCTGCATCAGTGAAGGAACAGATGTGACTGACAGATTGGTGGATCAGCTGGGAGCTCCTGCAACAGCAGTACCAGAAGCCTACGTGTTCCCAGTGAACCTTAGCTTAAATACCCTTGACCAGCTGAGCCCGAAAGATATCCAGGCATCACAAGATATGGACCCAGCAATTGGGCCATTAAAGAAAGCAATGGAGAAGAATAAAGGGCTGACTCGCTCCAAAAATGATTCGCCCGAGACTGTGTTGTTGCTACGAGAAAGCCGCAAGTTGGAATTAAAGGATGGATTACTCTACAGAGTGAAAGAAAAGATGTGTGGAAAACAGATCAAACAACTGGTCTTACCAGCAAGATATCGCCCAATGGTGTTAAGGTCTTTGCATGATGAGTGTGGACACATGGGAGTGGAACGCACGACTGAACTGATCAAAGACAGATTTTATTGGCCGCGgatgacagctgaggttgaGCAGTTTATTCGAACCTGTGGAAGATGTATCTCCAGGAAGACACTCCCTCAGCATGCCTCGCCCTTGAATCAAATAACAAGTAATGGCCCCTTAGATTTAGTATGTATTGACTTCTTACAGATAGAGCCTGACTCTAAAGGTGTTACTAATGTGTTAGTAGTGACAGATCACTACACACGTTATGCACAGGCATTTGCCACAAAAGATCAAAAGGCTATCACTGTTGCAAGAGTATTGTGGGAGAAGTATTTTGTGCACTACGGCCTACCGGCACGGATACACTCGGATCAGGGCCGAGATTTCGAAAGTCGACTGATCAAAGAGCTTTTGTCCATGCTCGGGGTTCGAAAGTCACGAACATCCCCCTACCACCCTCAAGGGGATGCACAACCAGAAAGGTTCAATCGAACGCTCCTTGCAATGCTTGGTACCCTGGACACTGTGAAGAAGCAATGCTGGAGTCAGCATATCACATACCTGGTACACGCGTACAACTGCACAAGAAATGATTCCACAGGATATTCACCGTATCAGCTCATGTTTGGAAGGGAAGCAAGGCTACCCATTGACATCTGTTTTGGAATCTCACCCAATGGTGAAAGTGAGTCCTCCTACCAGCAGTACGTTGCCAGAATGAGAAAGGAGTTGCAAAAAGCCTACCAACTGGCATCTGACGCTGCCACAAAGAGtcacctgaaaaacaaagcacGCTATGACCACCGTGTGAGAGACTTACCTTTGGAGAAAGGTGACAGAATTCTCATTCAGAATGTGGGTCTAAAAGGAAAGCATAAACTGCAAGATCGATGGAAATCAACACcgtatgttgttttggagaagttGCCAAATCTGCCAGTTTACAAGGTCAAACCAGAACATGGTCCAGGTGTCGTCAAAACTCTCCATCGAGACCACCTGTTGCCCATCGGTTATATGGTCCGGATGTCTAATCCGTTGGATGATAAGGAACTCATTCGGAGACCTGTCACGAGAGCTCAACTTACCCGGCAACGTCAACCAACAACCAAGTCTACTGACCCAGTAGAAGAAAGTGACACAGAGTCATCAGGCTCAGCGTTTGAGACTGTCCATAATAAACCTGATTTTGATGTGGATGAAGTCCAGAGACAGTTGGCAGTTGAAAATCAAAGCTCTGAAGAGGAaaactgtgaagctgcagacaaCCAACAATTTACAGAAACAGAGTATGAGGAATTGTCTGAAGGTGTTGAACCTACTGAGTCAGACTCAGATGTTCAAGAGACGAATAACGATACTGTGGAAGAACAAGATGTAGAAGGTAGAGCAAGCTCGCCTTTGTCAAACAGAAGTAACAAATCTTCTAAACATCCAAGGAGTGAGACCGACGGGTCTTCCACAGTCAGAAAATCTCTGAGAAAACCAAAACCAACTGTGAGATTGACCTATGAAAAGCCTGGTCACCAATCCTGTGAGCCAGTTACTATCATGCACCATGGTATGGTCATTCAACTGAAGTTAAACCCTCCAGACCAAGACACTGAACCAAGGAAAAAGTGGAAAACATCCAAAAGGcgcaaagaggaggaggagataagGAATCACCCTTCCAAGTcaaagagagacaaaaggtGTGATGAGGACATCTACACGGTCAGAAGGGGGAGGGTGTAG